The Kryptolebias marmoratus isolate JLee-2015 linkage group LG7, ASM164957v2, whole genome shotgun sequence region GCTCATGTGGTGGACCTCTTTGCCGTGGCCGCCTGTGTGACGTGAGGGCGAGACCTGAGCCCAGACTCATCTCAGAGTGTGAAAAACACTTGGACTGTTGAGGAAAACCCAGATTGGTTACATCACTTGTAACATTTTACAGTGGATTTCATTTGGTTTAATAATTTATGcaattttgtttacatttacagcATGGCCGAACTGTAAAAATTTAACCTCTATCTAAAATATTGTAACTACAGattgtataaataaatctggCGATCCATTTTTTGACATTGATTTTAAACAGTGCCTGTCAACATGTCCCCCTGTGTTCTCAGTCTTCTTAATCTGTGAATTAAAATTAGAATAACTAaacaaactagaagcactcagagagtaCCAACCttcaccaaggccacagcgggATTAAAAAACGGTGCGCTCCTGATATATCCTGGATCAGCGCCAACATATAATCCAATGatttttgtgacaactccaacatttcctgaagatttcttCATTAGTTTtgacctgatctttgctaacagacggacaaacaaaccaacggacacaaccgaaataacttccttggtggaggaaactgaagggtcacatgtaggagcagagacacgtttttaacaaaggggttacctgtgactttgacctttgactccaTGCACATTGAAATTCGCAGGattcatctttgacccatgatgTGTCCAGTTGTGGAGTTTAAccttcctgttatacagctgcagagttctgtcaccgtgacctttgaccttgtaccatatttgacgtttcctgaaaatttaccatatcaattttatttataaagcactttaaacacccacaggaccaaagtgctgtacacaatCATAAGATACGaaataatcaataataaaacaataaacaatgtagtaatgaaataattaaataaaacacagtaagACAAAGTCAACAGTTCAGACTGTGCCAAAAGCCAAGGAAAAGAGATGGGTCTAAAGaaaggatttaaataaaatcagaaagtgaaaattttcatgaaaatccattcatagcttgttgagtaatcttgtacacagacacacacccccacacacacacgcgcacgcTACTggaaacataacctccttgctGGAGGTAAATATTATATtgagcattatttattttagttttaagacTGAAACGTGGTATTTTTGCTCATAgccatcatttatttatgtgttgttATTCTGAATGATAAActtaaaaggcatttttttacaaatatattatagtttcataaaacaaatgtcTAATATTGATTTGGGATTTCAGAGTTCATTTGTTACCAGCGCCTGTACTAAccatcactgtgtgtgtgtgtttgcgtgcagATAGCAACCACTAACCCCCTAGTATCAGAGCGACAGGAGCTGTCAGTGCTGCAGAAAGAATACGCCAATGATGACACAATTTATCAGCTCAAGATCAAGgtcagtctgcagctgcagccacatcTGGATTCAGCTCCCATCCAAACTGTGGCTTCATCCAACAGCTGTCAGTTATAGTCCATAATATGGATCAGCGCTTGGTTTTTCCAGCCTAACTGCTCTTTGCTTTTCCATCTCAGGACCTTCATAAAACGTACTCGTACATTCGTAAGACACGACCAGATGGGAACTGTTTCTACAGAGCCTTCGGTTTTGCACATCTCGAGTCCCTTCTGGACGACAGCAAAGAACTTCAGAAGTGAGTGGCTTCGTTCTAAACTGCTCATGGGGGCGGGTAGGAAAAGATTTTCCAGCTCTCAGTGTGGAGCAGGGGTCAGTTTAGGCATGTTTGGTCTCATCGTGGCAGCAGGGCATGCAGATTCTAGGACTCTGGCTGCTTTCTAACTCATTTTCTTCCCAGTACTTGACCATTTTCAGAgcagcattttgtttctgcagcttaaCTCTGAGATGTGACTCACTCagggataaaagaaaaaacgcttctaaactcaagggatgagccagTGTTGGGtctgttcctgtttctttagCCAAATCTGTGAACAAGGGGATTCGCAAAAACGGTGTCACCCCGTAGATGAATTCCTGGAGGATGAAGCATCTCTTAGGTCCTGTCAGATCTGTACCGGACtgtcttttaaagaaatgagtTCCAGGCACCAGGGGTAGAACGATACGCTCAGCGCTCAAGGCGGGACAAGATGCAGGGTTCATGAGACCAAACAAGATTTGAACCAAACTTAAAGATgtgacataaaagaaaagaagaggggTTCAAGTCATTTTCATAAGGGGTCAAAAATAAAACGTGGTATCCGTCGTTAAAATGGATGATTGTGGTTGTACgatttatttgattattaaagACACGGTTTCTGTGTTTAGGTTCAAAGCAGTTGCAGCTAAAAGTAAACTTGACCTGGTTAACGAAGGCTTCACCGAGTTCACTATTGAAGACTTCCACAACACCGTGAGTATCCTGCAAAGACCAAATccacttctttttccttttcattggCAAAAAGTATGTGATTATTTTCTCTGTTGTCTGTCTGTATCTGCCCGAGTGTTCTTTAATACGAGTCAGTGAATACATGTTGGATTTATCTAACAGTAATTAGTTGCATCAGATTCACTCCCAACCAGTTTCCTCCTCTCCTAGAGGTTGACCAGTTAATCAGCTGATATTGGCtactttttaaatctgcaatGGGCCGTGCTTGTTACCTACATCAGTCGACCTGTTTGCTACCTTCTGCTCTCGTTTCCTGTATTTAAGAAATGGGGCTGAAACAATAGCTGTCAAGCCTAAATGATAATACGtccctgattgttttttttatatcaatagATCAATAGATCTCCTGTTTTTGCTGTAAGATGTCCACAAATAAAAGGTCAGCAGATTAAAATCACCTTTGATGTGATCTCTGGTTTGAGACTGACTTCAGTTTTACTATTAAAGACTCAAGAAGTCAGTCCCTCAAAATgtcctcttgtttttgtttttattaatggtGGTCTGAGGCACACGTTTCATTCTGCCTCGTCTGAGACCCGATGACCAGACAAATCTAATATAAATGGAGTTGATCTCTTTTTACTCATTATTTCCCTGGGAAACTTTTGTCCTGCAGTTCATGGACTTGATCGAACTGTGTGAGAAACAGCCCagcctgcaggagctgctgagcTCCTTCAACGACCAGAACGTGTCCGACTACGTGGTCGTCTACCTGCGGCTCCTCACCTCGGGCTACCTGCAGAGGGAGCACGGCTTCTTTCAGCATTTCATCGAGGGGGGGCGCTCCGTCAAGGAGTTCTGTCAGCAGGTAGGTGGTTTCTGAAGAGCACTGCTTGTCCTCCATCTGCAAGAAAGGGTATACAGTTGTTATTTGATAAACTAAGTGTGTTTCAcagtctgaatttttttatctgttctcCAAGGAAGTAGAGCCCATGTCTAAAGAAAGTGACCACATTCACATCATCGCCTTAGCCCAGGCCCTGAACGTGTCCATCCTGGTGGAATACATGgacagaggagaaggaggaactGTCAATCACCACGTCTTCCCTGAAGGGGGAGACCCCCGCATCTTCCTGCTCTACAGACCGGGCCACTATGACATCTTGTACAAATAACACTCCCGGTTGCTTCGTCGTGGCGCCGTGCTCCGCAGCGGTGCGTTCAGATTAACTTCAGCAGCCACGCTGATCATACATACATCTGTGTATGAGACGATAACTcatttatttggaaaaataaaaaaaaaaacaaaaaaaaaaacattaaaatcacattatttcaccccccctccccctcttgCTCCAAGACCCCAAGTTCACCGTCAGTCATCACAAAATGGTATAAAAAAATTGTTGGAAAAATAGAAGTGACTCCAGCCGTTTAGTTGtacagttttttcttctttttttgtggttgtaaaTGTTTATCTACTTGCTTTGTTTGATTCTCTTCCTTTGTTACACTGCGTTTcattgagttttattaaagcgATTTACATCTTATGTGTTCTGTCATGCCTTGTCTCCCCTCAGATATTTCTgaatttttattaacatttcaaTACTGCTTTGTCTACACAACATCTTAAACAGGTTGCTCAATAATTAAAACCAATTAAAGGATTGGAGAAAATTAAGAAACATTGAGAGTTTGTAATAACTGCTGGTCCCTGTAATGGAGAGGACATTCATCAGTTGGATTGAATTGCCTCTCTGAGCACAGCAAAACGAacaatttttactttattaattgAAAATTAATGTTAATTGTTTGCTGTACAGTCTAACCAAAGATCGTATATAATCGCGGTGATGCTTTCTCGTTCACGTTTTACTGACCCGCTGTGTTGGTATGAAGAAATGCGGTCAGAGTGAGACGTCCGTCCTGCATGAGGCTGAAACAAGCCAAGATGTCTCCGTTTACAAAGTTACTGACTCTGACAGGTAGACGGTTATTTGTCGGGAGTGTACGGCACCATTCATCTCTAACAGGTAAAGTTAGTTATCGGGAGTCAGGACGGCTTTACTGTCTGGTGTAGTTTATGTGACACTAGCGCGCGTGGCAGTGCTAATATTGACGTTTAGCCGTGTTAGCTAGCTCGGCTACTGCGAAGTGCGTTTTATCCCAATTACAGCAAattccactttgtttttctgttcagctACATGCGACTGTTTATGTCCTAATATATTACTGACACCgacaacatgaaaacactgtTCTGGATGGCTGACatcaaaacaaagcttttaagtgtttgtttagACAGCAagctaaaactaataaacataGGCatatttttgaaacaggttAGGACAGTTAGTCTGTTATATCTAGATTTCTGTTAataattaaactattaaaacactACCATTCAGTCAGTATAACAATACAGTTTAATAGCACTATAAAGAGTCAAGCTTCAAAATGACTAAACAGTAAAGTTTTTCTGGATTACTGCATTATTATCTGTCTGGCTGTACCTAAAAGCTTACaactgattttgtgtttttgttttttttatcagataaattataattaaagtgaataaaatgtctCCATGTGTAATTTAGGGGTGTTTACTGAGGACTTCTgtaatgatttaattaaaaagtccTTCAGTATTTGACAGGACAGTGTCAGTGGACCTAAGTGGTGTCTGTACATCTGCTAATCATGGTatcctttctgtttctgcagctgaactgaTTGAAAACATGGACAGGAAATCCACCTGGGACCGCTTCTACACAGAGACCTGCAGCGGGACGCCCACCTTCAAAAACTTTGAGTGGTTCTTCGGCTTCAGTTCTGTGCGAGACTTCATTATGCCCCTCCTGCAGGCGGGGTCCCGTCCAGACTCTTCACTCCAGGTCTTGGATTTGGGCTGCGGAACGTCGGCCCTAGGTCCGTCCATCTACAGGGAGTCCGCTGTCCCGATCCGGGTCACGTGTGCTGACCTTTCCCCCGTAGCCGTGCGGCTCATGCGGGAACACGTTCGAGCCGAAGCCGTCAGGCCTCGCAATCCCTCCTCTCATATTGAGTTTGTGGAGCTGGACTGCACACAGCTGGACAAGCACCGTGGTGCGGACAGCCTGGACCTTATTGTCGACAAGGGCACCACAGACGCCTTGTTGAGGTCCAAGGAGGGGCAGGGCAAGGCTGCCCTGGTGCTGAGGCAGTGCTTGAGGGTGCTGCGGCGCTCAGGATCTCTGCTGCAGTTCTCAGACGAGGATCCCGATGTCAGACTTGTGTGGCTGGAAACAGCCGCGCAGGAGCAGGGGGGCACAGCAGCAGACGTCGGGGTGCAGGAGGTGGGGGTGCTAAGAGGGGTCTGCTACTACTGCTACCACGTGACTCCCAAACATGTTGTAAAGTCATAATGTACCTGCATCTGGATGGGCCAAGTGTCAGAGGAGTAATTTATTAAACACGTGTGAGACACTGAAGTGTATATTTACTTGTGCTACAGAGTGcattcaaagcaaataaataggTTTAAGACATTCTGCCTGTCATAAAACACACTTGATGTGAGAGTTAAGTTAGAGGTATGGTGCCACATTTCTTCCAAATACAGAAACTTCAGTCTTCTGTTTTCCTTCGTGGATATttactgccatctagtggccagccgacacatttcagctcactggaatgtcaaaaaaaaagccaataaaatgaatacaaacaCAGATGCCCAGAGAAGCTGTGGCTCTGTTAGTACTTCACAGGGACACTGGAATGTCACATCCGTTTAATTCTACATTCAGGCAAAATCATTTTCTACCTCACATTGTTCGGAATGGCTGCAGTGGCTCGCAAAAGTGTTCAACCGCCTTGGCAATGTCTGTGCTTTGTTTCCCTACGAGCTGGAATTTAAAAAGGACCCTTCTGGTTGCGTTGGAGGGAGGGGGATCTTTGGATTTACACAACACAACTAATAAAATAGCAGCCTCGACTCCACTGGCACACATACATTTAACACCAATGTTTGGTTGAGAAACTaaacctatatatatatatatatatttatataaaactggCCTGGTTTGGACttttagcctagcctggatgaagacctTTGCC contains the following coding sequences:
- the otub1b gene encoding ubiquitin thioesterase OTUB1, encoding MAEEQQETSQGEMEGVNCLAYDEAIIAQQDRIQQEIATTNPLVSERQELSVLQKEYANDDTIYQLKIKDLHKTYSYIRKTRPDGNCFYRAFGFAHLESLLDDSKELQKFKAVAAKSKLDLVNEGFTEFTIEDFHNTFMDLIELCEKQPSLQELLSSFNDQNVSDYVVVYLRLLTSGYLQREHGFFQHFIEGGRSVKEFCQQEVEPMSKESDHIHIIALAQALNVSILVEYMDRGEGGTVNHHVFPEGGDPRIFLLYRPGHYDILYK
- the cskmt gene encoding citrate synthase-lysine N-methyltransferase CSKMT, mitochondrial, with translation MRLKQAKMSPFTKLLTLTGRRLFVGSVRHHSSLTAELIENMDRKSTWDRFYTETCSGTPTFKNFEWFFGFSSVRDFIMPLLQAGSRPDSSLQVLDLGCGTSALGPSIYRESAVPIRVTCADLSPVAVRLMREHVRAEAVRPRNPSSHIEFVELDCTQLDKHRGADSLDLIVDKGTTDALLRSKEGQGKAALVLRQCLRVLRRSGSLLQFSDEDPDVRLVWLETAAQEQGGTAADVGVQEVGVLRGVCYYCYHVTPKHVVKS